One window of the Manihot esculenta cultivar AM560-2 chromosome 14, M.esculenta_v8, whole genome shotgun sequence genome contains the following:
- the LOC110599645 gene encoding uncharacterized protein LOC110599645 isoform X2 gives MSPALVDTGAPVQNPNLNGQISLPLLSSFVASYLYSDSQFEQPPPPIQISMNPSNFGDLNSGFSNSSSNAQNLSSSGKPRPKPRLVKLRRQSNSQNFKSPADTCACPGFNPFQPVSPHAEQDVSKSSAFGFGGGGKESFVFGNGKSSFGGDSDSGKLNVENQVIEQMKNVRTGSGNVFGNNNLNASHRSDFVFGSDKSSSVDDNMKRLTLDDNEIEKVVDQRTKLTANDIAKFGLCSGDNVTTSFGKSAGLKLPDDLKKELTIKERGDFGGGSSISGADEAKKPGFKTNTSKSFVGRLDNALPDQIKNLKIKDSLDANDIDNKTYEKDSFASGGRKGTRNHVGRETENILLNEMESKLNLASAIRESSGQTDIGFSSSRTQTEDMQTGNGGDSKFHDSGNSVHTEFTFKGGLQGKEASGDQVTSDQPKVDTRPSGVAGPSSSFSPSGLPGGCAFGLPPTGREEKRDGLIFTSKQEGVGSPFVEFKTPNLKGNVFSGLNQKVEISAKFKDSKVKKKRGKLKQPTKVHLWPGQDFVSRESGSHEIPESSEPNSPMDVSPYQDPLSDTQFSRETSVASEESFSLDNQCPSTNSQPSAVNGTIDEDLIVATEKMEINEEYVQFRETKKEGSGYCSDKGIVAENPPEDPLSRAGAESLKSANVEIDFVNDIVVTSEENGANFSTNMEGQYSDVRFQFGSSASSEDIGGSCFTFAAATAATSSSNCQHKTKTWVKVGNTSYICSPNAKVSYPSSISEVTPISGASLPLSPTHGKKVDLSTPFHMIGDNSEGLRGQEMKQESDLTSAASVAAQEACEKWRLRGNQRYTCGDTSKAEDYYTQGINCVSKSETSRSSLRALMLCYSNRAATRMSLGRMRDALRDCKMAAEIDPNFIRVQVRAANCYLALGEVEDASQYFKKCLQIGSDICVDRKIAVEASEGLQKAQFSFSGPDWQKVSECLQHSAELLQRKTSGDAGSALELILEASTISPFSETLLEMKATSLFLLRKYDEVIQLCERTFDSAKQNSSLIEADCLSADLDSSELMKNSFSLWRTHLIFKSYYYLGKLEEGSGWLEKQEELIAKSDLSRSANKLMESLLPLASTVRELLHHKAAGNEAFQAGKHSEAIEHYTAALSCNIESRPFAAICFCNRAAAYKALGQITDAIADCSLAIALDGNYLKALSRRSTLYEMIRDYGQAATDLHRLVALLTKQLEEKTNQFGSSDRMGNLPNDLRQARMRLSTVEEESRKEVPLDMYLILGVEPFASASEIKKAYRKAALRHHPDKSLARNENGDDGLWKEMGEEIHNHADRLFKIIGEAYAVLSDPTKRSEYDLEEERMNCQRKHNGSSKYRTHTDAQNYQFERSGTRRQWREVWRSYGR, from the exons ATGTCGCCGGCGTTGGTAGACACCGGAGCTCCCGTGCAAAATCCAAATCTTAACGGTCAGATTTCTCTTCCTCTTTTGTCTTCTTTTGTTGCCTCTTATTTATATTCGGATTCTCAATTTGAACAGCCACCACCACCAATACAAATCTCCATGAATCCATCAAATTTTGGTGATTTAAATTCTGGGTTTTCAAATTCAAGCTCAAATGCCCAGAATTTGAGCTCATCGGGAAAGCCTCGCCCCAAGCCGAGATTGGTGAAATTGAGAAGGCAGTCGAATTCCCAGAATTTCAAATCCCCAGCTGACACCTGTGCCTGTCCCGGTTTTAATCCGTTTCAACCTGTATCCCCGCACGCTGAGCAGGATGTTTCAAAGTCCAGTGCATTTGGATTTGGTGGCGGTGGGAAGGAGTCATTTGTTTTTGGAAATGGTAAAAGTAGTTTTGGTGGCGATTCAGATTCGGGAAAGTTGAATGTGGAGAACCAAGTCATTGAACAGATGAAAAATGTGAGAACTGGGAGCGGAAATGTGTTCGGGAATAATAACTTAAATGCAAGCCATAGAAGTGATTTTGTGTTTGGTAGCGATAAGAGTTCCAGCGTTGATGATAATATGAAGAGGTTGACCCTTGATGATAATGAGATTGAGAAAGTTGTTGATCAAAGAACAAAACTAACAGCAAATGATATTGCCAAATTTGGGCTCTGTAGTGGAGACAATGTGACCACTTCCTTTGGCAAAAGTGCGGGATTAAAGCTACCAGATGACTTGAAGAAGGAATTGACTATTAAAGAGAGAGGAGATTTCGGTGGTGGTAGCAGCATCTCCGGTGCCGATGAAGCAAAAAAGCCTGGTTTCAAAACTAATACTAGCAAATCATTTGTTGGTCGCTTGGATAATGCACTTCCTGATCAgattaagaatttaaaaataaaggacTCTTTGGATGCTAATGACATTGATAATAAGACCTATGAGAAGGACAGTTTTGCATCTGGAGGCAGGAAAGGCACTAGGAATCATGTGGGTAGAGAAACAGAAAACATACTGTTGAATGAGATGGAGAGCAAGTTGAACCTTGCTAGTGCAATACGAGAATCTTCTGGTCAAACAGATATTGGATTTTCATCTTCTCGAACCCAAACAGAGGATATGCAAACTGGAAATGGAGGTGATAGTAAGTTCCATGATTCTGGTAACTCGGTTCATACTGAATTTACTTTCAAGGGAGGGTTGCAGGGTAAGGAAGCAAGTGGTGACCAAGTTACTTCTGACCAGCCAAAAGTTGATACACGACCAAGTGGAGTTGCAGGACCATCGTCTTCATTCTCACCCAGTGGTTTGCCTGGTGGGTGTGCTTTTGGATTGCCACCTACAGGTAGAGAGGAGAAAAGAGATGGGCTTATTTTTACAAGCAAGCAAGAAGGTGTTGGATCACCCTTTGTTGAATTCAAAACACCAAATCTGAAAGGAAATGTATTCTCTGGCTTAAATCAGAAAGTGGAAATCAGTGCGAAATTTAAAGACTCAAAAGTAAAGAAGAAACGGGGAAAGTTGAAGCAACCTACCAAAGTCCATCTATGGCCTGGACAAGATTTTGTTTCAAGGGAAAGTGGTTCTCACGAAATCCCAGAGTCGTCTGAACCTAATTCACCAATGGATGTGTCTCCATATCAGGATCCGTTGTCTGATACTCAATTTTCTAGGGAAACTTCTGTGGCATCAGAGGAGTCTTTCAGTCTTGATAACCAATGTCCATCAACTAATTCACAACCATCAGCTGTAAATGGTACCATAGATGAAGATTTGATTGTTGCAACAGAAAAAATGGAAATAAATGAAGAGTATGTGCAATTCAGAGAAACAAAAAAGGAAGGTTCTGGTTACTGTTCTGATAAAGGTATTGTTGCTGAAAATCCTCCAGAAGATCCCTTATCAAGGGCTGGAGCAGAAAGCCTGAAATCTGCAAATGTAGAGATAGATTTTGTCAATGATATTGTGGTTACTTCAGAAGAAAATGGAGCCAATTTTAGTACAAATATGGAGGGACAATATAGTGATGTCAGGTTTCAATTTGGTTCTTCTGCAAGTTCTGAGGATATAGGTGGTTCTTGTTTCACATTTGCTGCTGCTACTGCTGCTACATCATCATCAAACTGTCAGCATAAAACGAAGACTTGGGTTAAAGTTGGTAATACTTCCTATATTTGCAGCCCAAATGCAAAAGTTTCTTATCCATCCTCAATTTCAGAGGTTACTCCAATCTCTGGTGCTTCATTGCCGTTGTCCCCAACTCATGGCAAGAAAGTAGATCTATCCACTCCATTCCACATGATTGGAGATAATTCTGAGGGGCTTAGAGGACAGGAGATGAAACAGGAATCTGATTTAACTTCTGCTGCATCTGTTGCAGCTCAGGAAGCATGTGAAAAATGGCGATTAAG GGGAAACCAACGGTATACATGTGGAGATACGTCTAAAGCAGAGGATTATTACACACAAGGGATAAATTGTGTTTCTAAAAGTGAGACATCTAGAAGCAGTCTTAGGGCATTGATGTTGTGCTATAGCAACCGTGCAGCAACACGAATGTCTCTTGGAAGAATGAGAGATGCACTTAGAGATTGTAAAATGGCGGCTGAAATTGATCCCAATTTTATCAGGGTGCAAGTTAGAGCTGCAAA TTGTTACCTGGCCCTGGGTGAAGTTGAAGATGCATCACAGTATTTCAAGAAGTGCTTGCAGATAGGAAGTGATATCTGTGTGGACAGAAAAATTGCAGTTGAAGCCTCTGAAGGACTACAAAAGGCGCAG TTTTCCTTTTCTGGTCCTGACTGGCAGAAAGTGTCAGAATGCTTGCAACACTCTGCTGAACTTTTGCAAAGGAAAACTTCTGGTGATGCAGGGAGTGCTTTGGAACTAATTTTAGAGGCTTCAACTATAAGTCCATTCTCAGAAACATTACTTGAAATGAAAGCAACATCCCTGTTCCTG CTGCGCAAGTATGATGAAGTAATTCAGCTATGTGAGAGGACTTTTGATTCTGCTAAACAAAATTCTTCTCTAATAGAGGCTGATTGCCTATCAGCAGATCTGGATAGTAGTGAACTTATGAAGAACTCCTTTTCTCTCTGGCGCACCCACCTGATTTTCAAATCCTACTACTATCTGGGAAAGCTGGAGGAGGGTTCTGGTTGGCTAGAAAAGCAAGAGGAACTCATTGCTAAAAG TGATTTGTCCAGGAGTGCTAACAAGTTAATGGAATCATTACTACCCTTAGCTTCCACTGTACGAGAACTCTTACACCATAAG GCTGCTGGAAATGAAGCATTTCAAGCAGGAAAGCATTCGGAAGCCATTGAGCATTATACTGCTGCCCTGTCATGCAATATAGAGTCACGTCCTTTTGCAGCTATTTGTTTCTGCAATCGAGCTGCTGCATACAAAGCATTGGGCCAAATTACTGATGCTATTGCAGACTGCAGCCTAGCAATAGCTCTTGATGGAAATTATCTGAAG GCACTTTCTAGAAGATCAACTTTATATGAGATGATTAGGGATTATGGGCAAGCTGCTACTGATCTTCATAGACTTGTAGCTCTTCTCACTAAGCAATTAGAGGAGAAAACCAATCAGTTTGGATCATCTGATAGAATGGGAAACTTGCCAAATGATCTAAGACAAGCTCGCATGCGTCTTTCAACAGTCGAAGAAGAATCCAGAAAGGAGGTTCCTCTGGATATGTACCTCATTTT GGGAGTTGAACCTTTTGCTTCAGCATCAGAAATTAAGAAGGCATATCGAAAAGCTGCACTTAGGCACCATCCTGACAAG TCCTTGGCAAGAAATGAGAATGGAGATGATGGGCTCTGGAAGGAGATGGGAGAAGAAATTCACAACCATGCGGACAGACTGTTTAAAATAATTGGGGAGGCATATGCAGTACTTTCTGATCCTACTAAg CGTTCAGAGTATGATCTCGAAGAAGAGAGGATGAATTGCCAAAGGAAACACAATGGAAGCAGCAAATACAGAACACACACAGATGCACAGAACTATCAGTTTGAAAGAAGCGGCACTAGAAGACAGTGGAGAGAGGTTTGGAGATCATATGGAAGATAG
- the LOC110599645 gene encoding uncharacterized protein LOC110599645 isoform X1: MSPALVDTGAPVQNPNLNGQISLPLLSSFVASYLYSDSQFEQPPPPIQISMNPSNFGDLNSGFSNSSSNAQNLSSSGKPRPKPRLVKLRRQSNSQNFKSPADTCACPGFNPFQPVSPHAEQDVSKSSAFGFGGGGKESFVFGNGKSSFGGDSDSGKLNVENQVIEQMKNVRTGSGNVFGNNNLNASHRSDFVFGSDKSSSVDDNMKRLTLDDNEIEKVVDQRTKLTANDIAKFGLCSGDNVTTSFGKSAGLKLPDDLKKELTIKERGDFGGGSSISGADEAKKPGFKTNTSKSFVGRLDNALPDQIKNLKIKDSLDANDIDNKTYEKDSFASGGRKGTRNHVGRETENILLNEMESKLNLASAIRESSGQTDIGFSSSRTQTEDMQTGNGGDSKFHDSGNSVHTEFTFKGGLQGKEASGDQVTSDQPKVDTRPSGVAGPSSSFSPSGLPGGCAFGLPPTGREEKRDGLIFTSKQEGVGSPFVEFKTPNLKGNVFSGLNQKVEISAKFKDSKVKKKRGKLKQPTKVHLWPGQDFVSRESGSHEIPESSEPNSPMDVSPYQDPLSDTQFSRETSVASEESFSLDNQCPSTNSQPSAVNGTIDEDLIVATEKMEINEEYVQFRETKKEGSGYCSDKGIVAENPPEDPLSRAGAESLKSANVEIDFVNDIVVTSEENGANFSTNMEGQYSDVRFQFGSSASSEDIGGSCFTFAAATAATSSSNCQHKTKTWVKVGNTSYICSPNAKVSYPSSISEVTPISGASLPLSPTHGKKVDLSTPFHMIGDNSEGLRGQEMKQESDLTSAASVAAQEACEKWRLRGNQRYTCGDTSKAEDYYTQGINCVSKSETSRSSLRALMLCYSNRAATRMSLGRMRDALRDCKMAAEIDPNFIRVQVRAANCYLALGEVEDASQYFKKCLQIGSDICVDRKIAVEASEGLQKAQFSFSGPDWQKVSECLQHSAELLQRKTSGDAGSALELILEASTISPFSETLLEMKATSLFLLRKYDEVIQLCERTFDSAKQNSSLIEADCLSADLDSSELMKNSFSLWRTHLIFKSYYYLGKLEEGSGWLEKQEELIAKSDLSRSANKLMESLLPLASTVRELLHHKAAGNEAFQAGKHSEAIEHYTAALSCNIESRPFAAICFCNRAAAYKALGQITDAIADCSLAIALDGNYLKALSRRSTLYEMIRDYGQAATDLHRLVALLTKQLEEKTNQFGSSDRMGNLPNDLRQARMRLSTVEEESRKEVPLDMYLILGVEPFASASEIKKAYRKAALRHHPDKAGQSLARNENGDDGLWKEMGEEIHNHADRLFKIIGEAYAVLSDPTKRSEYDLEEERMNCQRKHNGSSKYRTHTDAQNYQFERSGTRRQWREVWRSYGR, from the exons ATGTCGCCGGCGTTGGTAGACACCGGAGCTCCCGTGCAAAATCCAAATCTTAACGGTCAGATTTCTCTTCCTCTTTTGTCTTCTTTTGTTGCCTCTTATTTATATTCGGATTCTCAATTTGAACAGCCACCACCACCAATACAAATCTCCATGAATCCATCAAATTTTGGTGATTTAAATTCTGGGTTTTCAAATTCAAGCTCAAATGCCCAGAATTTGAGCTCATCGGGAAAGCCTCGCCCCAAGCCGAGATTGGTGAAATTGAGAAGGCAGTCGAATTCCCAGAATTTCAAATCCCCAGCTGACACCTGTGCCTGTCCCGGTTTTAATCCGTTTCAACCTGTATCCCCGCACGCTGAGCAGGATGTTTCAAAGTCCAGTGCATTTGGATTTGGTGGCGGTGGGAAGGAGTCATTTGTTTTTGGAAATGGTAAAAGTAGTTTTGGTGGCGATTCAGATTCGGGAAAGTTGAATGTGGAGAACCAAGTCATTGAACAGATGAAAAATGTGAGAACTGGGAGCGGAAATGTGTTCGGGAATAATAACTTAAATGCAAGCCATAGAAGTGATTTTGTGTTTGGTAGCGATAAGAGTTCCAGCGTTGATGATAATATGAAGAGGTTGACCCTTGATGATAATGAGATTGAGAAAGTTGTTGATCAAAGAACAAAACTAACAGCAAATGATATTGCCAAATTTGGGCTCTGTAGTGGAGACAATGTGACCACTTCCTTTGGCAAAAGTGCGGGATTAAAGCTACCAGATGACTTGAAGAAGGAATTGACTATTAAAGAGAGAGGAGATTTCGGTGGTGGTAGCAGCATCTCCGGTGCCGATGAAGCAAAAAAGCCTGGTTTCAAAACTAATACTAGCAAATCATTTGTTGGTCGCTTGGATAATGCACTTCCTGATCAgattaagaatttaaaaataaaggacTCTTTGGATGCTAATGACATTGATAATAAGACCTATGAGAAGGACAGTTTTGCATCTGGAGGCAGGAAAGGCACTAGGAATCATGTGGGTAGAGAAACAGAAAACATACTGTTGAATGAGATGGAGAGCAAGTTGAACCTTGCTAGTGCAATACGAGAATCTTCTGGTCAAACAGATATTGGATTTTCATCTTCTCGAACCCAAACAGAGGATATGCAAACTGGAAATGGAGGTGATAGTAAGTTCCATGATTCTGGTAACTCGGTTCATACTGAATTTACTTTCAAGGGAGGGTTGCAGGGTAAGGAAGCAAGTGGTGACCAAGTTACTTCTGACCAGCCAAAAGTTGATACACGACCAAGTGGAGTTGCAGGACCATCGTCTTCATTCTCACCCAGTGGTTTGCCTGGTGGGTGTGCTTTTGGATTGCCACCTACAGGTAGAGAGGAGAAAAGAGATGGGCTTATTTTTACAAGCAAGCAAGAAGGTGTTGGATCACCCTTTGTTGAATTCAAAACACCAAATCTGAAAGGAAATGTATTCTCTGGCTTAAATCAGAAAGTGGAAATCAGTGCGAAATTTAAAGACTCAAAAGTAAAGAAGAAACGGGGAAAGTTGAAGCAACCTACCAAAGTCCATCTATGGCCTGGACAAGATTTTGTTTCAAGGGAAAGTGGTTCTCACGAAATCCCAGAGTCGTCTGAACCTAATTCACCAATGGATGTGTCTCCATATCAGGATCCGTTGTCTGATACTCAATTTTCTAGGGAAACTTCTGTGGCATCAGAGGAGTCTTTCAGTCTTGATAACCAATGTCCATCAACTAATTCACAACCATCAGCTGTAAATGGTACCATAGATGAAGATTTGATTGTTGCAACAGAAAAAATGGAAATAAATGAAGAGTATGTGCAATTCAGAGAAACAAAAAAGGAAGGTTCTGGTTACTGTTCTGATAAAGGTATTGTTGCTGAAAATCCTCCAGAAGATCCCTTATCAAGGGCTGGAGCAGAAAGCCTGAAATCTGCAAATGTAGAGATAGATTTTGTCAATGATATTGTGGTTACTTCAGAAGAAAATGGAGCCAATTTTAGTACAAATATGGAGGGACAATATAGTGATGTCAGGTTTCAATTTGGTTCTTCTGCAAGTTCTGAGGATATAGGTGGTTCTTGTTTCACATTTGCTGCTGCTACTGCTGCTACATCATCATCAAACTGTCAGCATAAAACGAAGACTTGGGTTAAAGTTGGTAATACTTCCTATATTTGCAGCCCAAATGCAAAAGTTTCTTATCCATCCTCAATTTCAGAGGTTACTCCAATCTCTGGTGCTTCATTGCCGTTGTCCCCAACTCATGGCAAGAAAGTAGATCTATCCACTCCATTCCACATGATTGGAGATAATTCTGAGGGGCTTAGAGGACAGGAGATGAAACAGGAATCTGATTTAACTTCTGCTGCATCTGTTGCAGCTCAGGAAGCATGTGAAAAATGGCGATTAAG GGGAAACCAACGGTATACATGTGGAGATACGTCTAAAGCAGAGGATTATTACACACAAGGGATAAATTGTGTTTCTAAAAGTGAGACATCTAGAAGCAGTCTTAGGGCATTGATGTTGTGCTATAGCAACCGTGCAGCAACACGAATGTCTCTTGGAAGAATGAGAGATGCACTTAGAGATTGTAAAATGGCGGCTGAAATTGATCCCAATTTTATCAGGGTGCAAGTTAGAGCTGCAAA TTGTTACCTGGCCCTGGGTGAAGTTGAAGATGCATCACAGTATTTCAAGAAGTGCTTGCAGATAGGAAGTGATATCTGTGTGGACAGAAAAATTGCAGTTGAAGCCTCTGAAGGACTACAAAAGGCGCAG TTTTCCTTTTCTGGTCCTGACTGGCAGAAAGTGTCAGAATGCTTGCAACACTCTGCTGAACTTTTGCAAAGGAAAACTTCTGGTGATGCAGGGAGTGCTTTGGAACTAATTTTAGAGGCTTCAACTATAAGTCCATTCTCAGAAACATTACTTGAAATGAAAGCAACATCCCTGTTCCTG CTGCGCAAGTATGATGAAGTAATTCAGCTATGTGAGAGGACTTTTGATTCTGCTAAACAAAATTCTTCTCTAATAGAGGCTGATTGCCTATCAGCAGATCTGGATAGTAGTGAACTTATGAAGAACTCCTTTTCTCTCTGGCGCACCCACCTGATTTTCAAATCCTACTACTATCTGGGAAAGCTGGAGGAGGGTTCTGGTTGGCTAGAAAAGCAAGAGGAACTCATTGCTAAAAG TGATTTGTCCAGGAGTGCTAACAAGTTAATGGAATCATTACTACCCTTAGCTTCCACTGTACGAGAACTCTTACACCATAAG GCTGCTGGAAATGAAGCATTTCAAGCAGGAAAGCATTCGGAAGCCATTGAGCATTATACTGCTGCCCTGTCATGCAATATAGAGTCACGTCCTTTTGCAGCTATTTGTTTCTGCAATCGAGCTGCTGCATACAAAGCATTGGGCCAAATTACTGATGCTATTGCAGACTGCAGCCTAGCAATAGCTCTTGATGGAAATTATCTGAAG GCACTTTCTAGAAGATCAACTTTATATGAGATGATTAGGGATTATGGGCAAGCTGCTACTGATCTTCATAGACTTGTAGCTCTTCTCACTAAGCAATTAGAGGAGAAAACCAATCAGTTTGGATCATCTGATAGAATGGGAAACTTGCCAAATGATCTAAGACAAGCTCGCATGCGTCTTTCAACAGTCGAAGAAGAATCCAGAAAGGAGGTTCCTCTGGATATGTACCTCATTTT GGGAGTTGAACCTTTTGCTTCAGCATCAGAAATTAAGAAGGCATATCGAAAAGCTGCACTTAGGCACCATCCTGACAAG gcTGGTCAGTCCTTGGCAAGAAATGAGAATGGAGATGATGGGCTCTGGAAGGAGATGGGAGAAGAAATTCACAACCATGCGGACAGACTGTTTAAAATAATTGGGGAGGCATATGCAGTACTTTCTGATCCTACTAAg CGTTCAGAGTATGATCTCGAAGAAGAGAGGATGAATTGCCAAAGGAAACACAATGGAAGCAGCAAATACAGAACACACACAGATGCACAGAACTATCAGTTTGAAAGAAGCGGCACTAGAAGACAGTGGAGAGAGGTTTGGAGATCATATGGAAGATAG